One window from the genome of Brachionichthys hirsutus isolate HB-005 chromosome 19, CSIRO-AGI_Bhir_v1, whole genome shotgun sequence encodes:
- the gpsm1b gene encoding G-protein-signaling modulator 1b — MASDPCPLTSAESAMCRLVHHGPRPRAMLGPLHLELQVYANKTRTRQKRRMEASCLELALEGERLCKAGDFKGGTSFFEAAVQVGTEDLKTLSAIYSQLGNAYFYLKEYGKALEYHKHDLTLARTIGDRIGEGKASGNLGNTLKVLGRFDEAVVCCERHLDISQEQGDKVGEARALYNVGNVFHAKGKQQLWGCSREPGDLAPDVRDTLQRATGFYEMNLCLVKELGDRAAQGRAYGNLGNTHYLLGDFVEAIKFHRQRLSIAKEFGDKAAERRAYSNLGNALIFLGQFNSATEYYRKTLQLSRQLRDQVMEAQACYSLGNTYTLLQQYERAIDYHLKHLYIAQDLTDRVGEGRACWSLGNAYVSFGDHKQALHYARKHLDISKEIGDPNGELTARMNVEQLMEALGVRELSPSSSEFEIQGARPKLTKRNSMDSVELWKYSLDKNGDNQDLESISRRSKSHLLQPGQRRGYPDSQSSDERPWSDSPVDTDDVTVEALPQAPKLSRDPCDEDCFFDLLSKFQSSRMDDQRCHLDEQQNGDRDGTATAMSSLNAMIDPAVTTSPQTEELFDLIANSQSRRLDDQRVHVGNLPGLRITHNNLGHLVGEGDHQEPSDDFFNMLIKCQSSRIDDQRCSPPEAGPHAPTVPDEDFFSLIQRVQAKRMDEQRVQLPTEDLDGPQSPDPEPPGPPSS; from the exons ATGGCCTCTGACCCCTGCCCTCTGACCAGTGCTGAGAGCGCTATGTGTAGACTCGTTCACCACGGGCCGCGACCTCGAGCTATGCTGGGGCCTCTgcacctggagctgcaggtgTATGCGAATAAAACACGAACCAGGCAGAAACGCAG GATGGAGGCCTCCTGTCTGGAGTTGGCCCTGGAAGGAGAACGGCTGTGCAAAGCAGGGGACTTTAAAGGGGGGACATCGTTCTTTGAAGCGGCGGTCCAGGTGGGGACAGAGGACCTGAAGACTCTCAGCGCCATCTACAGCCAGTTGGGCAACGCCTACTTCTACCTGAAGGAATACGGCAAAGCCCTGGAGTATCACAAACATGACCTCACCTTAGCCAG AACAATAGGAGACAGGATTGGAGAAGGGAAAGCCAGCGGAAACCTGGGGAACACCCTGAAAGTGTTGGGGCGCTTTGATGAAGCCGTCGTGTGCTGTGAGAGACACCTGGATATTTCTCAGGAGCAGGGCGACAAG GTGGGGGAGGCCAGAGCGCTGTACAACGTGGGGAACGTGTTCCACGCCAAGGGCAAACAGCAGCTGTGGGGCTGCAGCCGGGAGCCGGGTGACCTGGCCCCCGACGTCAGGGACACGCTGCAGAGGGCCACCGGCTTCTATGA GATGAACTTATGTCTGGTCAAAGAGCTGGGAGACCGAGCTGCTCAGGGGAGAGCCTACGGAAACCTGGGCAACACCCACTACCTGCTGGGAGACTTTGTGGAAGCCATCAAGTTTCACCGGCAG CGGTTATCCATAGCCAAAGAGTTTGGGGACAAAGCAGCAGAGCGGAGGGCCTACAGTAACCTCGGCAATGCCCTGATATTCCTGGGCCAGTTCAACTCGGCCACAGAGTACTACAG GAAAACGTTGCAGCTGTCCAGGCAGCTGAGGGACCAGGTGATGGAGGCTCAGGCTTGTTACAGCCTTGGGAACACCTACACACTGCTGCAGCAATACGAGCGGGCCATAGACTACCACTTGAAACACCTGTACATAGCCCAGGACCTCACCGATAG GGTTGGGGAGGGCCGTGCTTGCTGGAGCCTGGGAAATGCTTATGTGTCTTTCGGGGACCACAAACAGGCTCTCCACTATGCCCGGAAGCACCTGGACATCTCAAAAGAA ATTGGAGACCCAAATGGGGAACTGACAGCCCGGATGAATGTGGAGCAACTGATGGAGGCTCTGGGGGTCAGAGAGCTGTCACCCTCCAGTTCAGAGTTTGAAATTCAAG GGGCGAgacccaaactcaccaagaGGAACAGCATGGACAGTGTAGAGCTGTGGAAGTATTCCTTGGACAAG AACGGCGACAACCAGGACTTGGAGAGCATCTCCAGGAGATCCAAGAGTCATCTGTTACAGCCAGGCCAGAGACGAGGCTATCCCGACAGTCAGTCATCAGATGAGAGGCCGTGGTCGGACTCGCCGGTCGACACGGATGACGTCACTGTGGAAGCCCTGCCTCAAGCTCCG AAGCTGAGCCGGGACCCGTGTGACGAAGACTGCTTCTTCGACCTCCTCAGTAAGTTCCAGAGCAGCCGAATGGACGATCAGCGCTGCCACCTGGACGAGCAGCAGAACGGGGACAGAGATGGAACTGCAACCGCCATGTCATCCCTGAACGCCATGATTG ACCCTGCTGTCACCACGTCACCCCAGACCGAGGAGCTGTTCGATCTGATAGCGAACTCTCAGAGCCGCCGTCTGGATGATCAGCGGGTTCATGTGGGCAACCTCCCAGGCCTGAGGATCACCCACAACAACCTGGGACACCTGGTGGGTGAGGGGGATCATCAGGAGCCTAGCGATGACTTCTTCAACATGCTTATCAAGTGCCAG TCCTCCAGGATCGATGATCAGCGGTGCTCCCCACCAGAAGCTGGCCCCCACGCCCCCACAGTGCCTGATGAGGACTTTTTCAGTCTCATCCAGAGGGTGCAGGCCAAGCGCATGGATGAGCAGCGCGTCCAGCTGCCCACAGAGGACCTGGACGGCCCCCAGTCCCCGGACCCAGAGCCACCAGGACCCCCCTCCAGCTAG
- the lhx3 gene encoding LIM/homeobox protein Lhx3 codes for MDTERNSPNEAPNNAEMLLEMRKDVPVCAGCNQHIADRFILKVLERHWHSKCLKCSDCAAQLAEKCFSRGDGVFCKEDFFKRFGTKCAACQQGIPPTQVVRRAQDFVYHLHCFACIVCKRQLATGDEYYLMEDSRLVCKADYETAKQREADSTAKRPRTTITAKQLETLKNAYNNSPKPARHVREQLSTETGLDMRVVQVWFQNRRAKEKRLKKDAGRQRWGQYFRNMKRSRGGSKSDKDSIQEEGMDSDAEVSFTDEPPMSELGLTNSIYSNLSDSSPGIGGRQGGNNHNSFPLEHGVLPSQDQFHDIRSNSPYGHPESPGPHPLPRHQPLISSLVYPDSGLSIVTQGGPGINPAIRVSVGGANGPSSDLSTGSSGGYPDFPASPASWLDEVDHGQF; via the exons ATGGACACTGAGCGGAACTCTCCGAACGAGGCACCGAATAACGCGGAGATGCTCCTGGAGATGCGGAAAG ATGTGCCGGTCTGTGCGGGCTGCAACCAACACATCGCGGACCGCTTCATCCTCAAAGTGCTGGAGCGCCACTGGCACAGCAAGTGCCTGAAATGCAGCGACTGCGCGGCGCAGCTGGCGGAGAAATGCTTCAGCAGAGGAGACGGCGTGTTCTGCAAGGAGGATTTCTTCAA GAGATTCGGGACCAAATGCGCCGCCTGTCAGCAGGGGATCCCGCCCACGCAGGTGGTGAGGAGAGCGCAGGACTTTGTGTATCACCTGCACTGCTTTGCCTGCATCGTGTGCAAGAGACAGCTGGCCACAGGTGACGAGTATTACCTGATGGAGGACAGCCGGCTGGTCTGCAAGGCCGACTACGAGACCGCCAAACAGCGAG AGGCGGACTCCACTGCGAAACGGCCCCGGACCACCATCACGGCTAAACAGCTGGAGACGCTGAAGAACGCCTACAATAACTCCCCGAAACCCGCACGCCACGTCCGGGAGCAGCTCTCCACGGAGACGGGCCTGGACATGCGGGTCGTGCAG GTTTGGTTCCAGAACAGGAGGGCTAAAGAGAAACGGCTGAAGAAAGACGCCGGTCGGCAGAGGTGGGGGCAATACTTCCGCAACATGAAGAGGTCAAGGGGGGGTTCCAAATCGGACAAGGACAGCATCCAGGAGGAGGGAATGGACAGCGATGCCGAGGTGTCCTTCACAG ATGAGCCCCCCATGTCAGAACTCGGGCTAACCAACAGCATTTACAGCAACCTGAGTGACTCCTCCCCAGGCATAGGAGGCCGCCAGGGGGGGAACAACCACAACTCATTTCCCCTGGAGCACGGCGTTCTCCCCTCCCAGGATCAGTTCCACGACATCCGATCCAACAGCCCCTACGGCCATCCTGAGTCTCCAGGGCCGCACCCGCTACCCCGGCACCAGCCTCTCATCTCCAGCTTGGTCTACCCTGACTCCGGCCTCTCCATCGTGACCCAAGGGGGGCCCGGGATCAACCCTGCCATCAGGGTCTCTGTTGGGGGTGCCAATGGCCCCAGCTCAGACCTGTCCACAGGCAGTAGTGGAGGATACCCAGATTTTCCTGCCAGTCCTGCCTCCTGGCTGGATGAAGTAGACCACGGGCAGTTTTGA
- the ak1 gene encoding adenylate kinase isoenzyme 1: protein MADKIKDAKIIFVVGGPGSGKGTQCEKVVAKYGYTHLSSGDLLRAEVASGSDRGKQLQAIMQKGELVPLDTVLDMIKDAMIAKADVSKGFLIDGYPREVKQGEEFEEKIGKPCLLLYVDAKPETMVQRLLKRGETSGRSDDNEETIKKRLDLYYKATEPVISFYEGRGIVSKVDSELPVDQVFGQVSKAIDAL, encoded by the exons ATGGCAG ACAAAATTAAAGATGCCAAGATCATCTTTGTTGTGG GTGGGCCCGGCTCTGGAAAGGGAACCCAGTGTGAGAAGGTGGTTGCAAAGTACGGCTACACCCACCTTTCCTCTGGAGACCTGCTGCGTGCTGAGGTGGCCTCCGGCTCCGACCGGGGCAAACAGCTCCAGGCCATCATGCAGAAGGGGGAGCTTGTGCCCCTG GACACGGTCTTAGACATGATTAAGGACGCCATGATCGCCAAGGCTGACGTGTCCAAGGGCTTCCTTATCGATGGCTACCCCCGTGAGGTGAAGCAGGGCGAGGAGTTTGAGGAGAAG ATCGGCAAACCCTGCCTGCTGCTGTACGTCGATGCTAAACCGGAGACAATGGTCCAGAGGCTCCTGAAGCGCGGCGAGACCAGCGGCCGCTCCGACGACAACGAGGAGACCATCAAGAAGCGCCTGGACCTGTACTACAAAGCAACCGAGCCGGTCATCAGTTTTTACGAGGGCCGAGGCATCGTCAGTAAG GTCGACTCCGAGCTGCCAGTGGACCAAGTCTTCGGCCAGGTGTCCAAGGCCATCGATGCCCTGTAG